The segment GACTTTCAACATGAATAAGtctccaaagtttttttttattttggtaaacaCATGCTGGTGTAATTAAGTGTGTTATGAAGATGAATATTCACTTCCCACACTTTTAATCAGCGTTAATAATTGTGCACTAACTGAGTTCCCATCTGCTGTAGAGCTCATCACCTCTTTTCACCAACCTCTCCAGGAAGCTGCTGGAAGGGGAGGAGTCTCGCTTCAGTGTGGGAGTTCCAGGAGGTGTGTCCTCTCTGTACAGCCACAGTTTCTCCGCACCCTCCTTCACCCGGCCCGTCCTCACCAGCATGAGCTCTGGCACCTCCTACCTGATGACATCACGCCTGCTCAGCTCCAGCGTCAGCACCACCGAGGGGATCATCTCTGCCAGCCAGGCCCAGCAGGCAGAGGCCAGCCCACcaggggaagaggaggaagaggaggcagtggaggctgaggaggaggtgaaggaggaagaggaggagaaggaagaagaggagggaggagaggagacaaaggaggaggaagaagagaaggaagaggaagagggaggagaggaggggggagatgaagagaaagaagatgaggaggaggccaaggaggaagatgaggaggcCAAGGAGGGAGAAGAGGGTTAGTGCTTTGTTTTTGATCAGATTGttcaattaaacatttattattaaattcacaaaagaataaaactcTCATCTATTGATACAGGTGGTGATGAGGAGCAGCAAACAGAAGAGGTGACAGAGGAGGCCActgaagaggagggagagaaggaggacaaaggaggagaagaagaggaggctgAGGTTACAGAAGAAACACAAGAGGAGGTGAAAACAGAAGGTGATGACAAAGAGGAGGatgcaaaagaagaagaaaaagaagagaaggaaGAAGCAAAGAAAAGTGAAGAGAAAGAAGACAAAGCTGATTCCAAAAAGGACGACAAAGCCGATGACAAGAAAGACGACAAAGCTGATGACAAGAAAGACGACAAAGCTGATGACAAGAAAGAcgacaaagaagacaaagatgACAAAGATGACAAAGCCGACGACAAAGATGAGACACCTGCTCCGAAAACAGATGACAAAGCTGACGCCAAAAAGGagaaagatgaaataaaagcagCCAAACCTGAAGCTACCGAAGAAAAGAGCACAAAGGataaaaaatagcaaacttCAGTCAAGACTGTCCATTTGCTCAATAACCTGTAGGGGCATCTACGCTCTCCTCTGAAATCTGCTTGTTAACATGG is part of the Plectropomus leopardus isolate mb unplaced genomic scaffold, YSFRI_Pleo_2.0 unplaced_scaffold12692, whole genome shotgun sequence genome and harbors:
- the LOC121963825 gene encoding cilia- and flagella-associated protein 251-like: SSSPLFTNLSRKLLEGEESRFSVGVPGGVSSLYSHSFSAPSFTRPVLTSMSSGTSYLMTSRLLSSSVSTTEGIISASQAQQAEASPPGEEEEEEAVEAEEEVKEEEEEKEEEEGGEETKEEEEEKEEEEGGEEGGDEEKEDEEEAKEEDEEAKEGEEGGDEEQQTEEVTEEATEEEGEKEDKGGEEEEAEVTEETQEEVKTEGDDKEEDAKEEEKEEKEEAKKSEEKEDKADSKKDDKADDKKDDKADDKKDDKADDKKDDKEDKDDKDDKADDKDETPAPKTDDKADAKKEKDEIKAAKPEATEEKSTKDKK